One region of Skermanella mucosa genomic DNA includes:
- a CDS encoding ketopantoate reductase family protein, which produces MRKIAVVGAGSIGCLLAARLTTTPAEVTLVARPRAAEAIGRDGITLATPLGRVSRVPVRVTDDALSAGTQDAVFLCVKAHALGGALDTLASLAGPETAVVPMVNGIPWWYPLGQPEPLGSYRLKSVDPDGTLWRSIPADRLVGAVAWVSVEGEAPGRIRHVDDQRFVFGDPLGRRTQAVEGIVELFSLAGFQARGSLDIRSDIWTKLWGNLAFNPLSALTGATMGALCVDPGTRTVARTLMQEARAVAERLGVRSAADIDARIAAAAAVGDFRTSMLQDMEAGRRLEIEAIVRAVAELGALAGVPTPTVETVAALVEMRARQRGSGPAGMAA; this is translated from the coding sequence ATGAGGAAGATCGCCGTCGTGGGGGCGGGATCCATCGGCTGCCTGCTGGCCGCCCGCCTGACCACGACGCCGGCCGAGGTGACGCTGGTCGCCCGCCCCCGGGCCGCCGAGGCGATCGGCCGGGACGGGATCACCCTGGCGACGCCGCTGGGGCGCGTCTCCCGCGTGCCGGTCCGGGTGACCGACGATGCCCTGTCGGCCGGGACGCAGGACGCGGTCTTCCTGTGCGTGAAGGCGCACGCGCTGGGCGGCGCGCTCGACACGCTGGCCAGCCTCGCCGGGCCGGAGACCGCCGTGGTGCCCATGGTCAACGGCATCCCCTGGTGGTACCCGCTGGGCCAGCCGGAGCCGCTGGGGTCGTACCGGCTGAAGTCCGTGGACCCGGACGGCACGCTGTGGCGGTCGATCCCGGCGGACCGGCTGGTCGGGGCCGTCGCCTGGGTGTCGGTCGAGGGGGAGGCGCCGGGCCGCATCCGCCATGTGGACGACCAGCGCTTCGTCTTCGGCGACCCGCTCGGCCGCAGGACGCAGGCGGTGGAAGGCATCGTCGAGCTGTTCAGCCTCGCCGGGTTCCAGGCGCGCGGCAGCCTCGACATCCGCTCCGACATCTGGACCAAGCTGTGGGGCAACCTCGCCTTCAACCCGCTGAGCGCCCTGACCGGAGCCACCATGGGGGCGCTGTGCGTCGATCCCGGGACCCGCACGGTGGCCAGGACGCTGATGCAGGAGGCCCGCGCCGTGGCCGAGCGCCTGGGCGTCCGGTCCGCCGCCGACATCGATGCGCGCATCGCGGCGGCCGCCGCGGTCGGCGACTTCAGGACCAGCATGCTTCAGGACATGGAAGCCGGCCGGCGGCTGGAGATCGAGGCGATCGTCCGCGCCGTAGCCGAGCTGGGAGCGCTGGCCGGGGTGCCGACGCCGACCGTGGAGACGGTCGCCGCCCTGGTGGAGATGAGGGCCCGCCAGCGCGGCAGCGGCCCGGCCGGCATGGCGGCCTGA
- a CDS encoding ABC transporter ATP-binding protein, with translation MAPGETADDILLDVRDLTVALPHGAERPHAVEAVSLRIHRNEILCVVGESGSGKSMTAHAIMGLLPKPHVRVAGGQADYLGRDILAMSDAEQRSLRGGRIAMIFQEPMTALNPLMKVGDQIEESLKAHSAMDRAARRARVLELLEDVGLPDPERLRRSYPFRLSGGQRQRVMIAMALALEPDLLIADEPTTALDVTTQRQILDLIRKIQTERRMGVMFITHDFGVVAEIATTVAVMQHGKCVEVGPAEQVLNRPRHPYTCELIAAVPHYIEHRADFTKRGDALLTADKVRKVFHIGGGLFRKGRELVAGDDISLTIHPGETLGVVGESGSGKSTLGRCIVGLNKADGGRILFQGQDLAGLSRKQFRPVRKDIQMIFQDPYASLNPRHRVADIIAQGPVAFGEPKEKAAARARELLRLVGLPESAADRYPHEFSGGQRQRISIARALALEPKLIIADEPVSALDVSVQRQVLDLLDEIRHRLGLAMLFITHDLRIAAQVCDTIAVMQRGRVVELNTAREVFQNPRHAYTRTLLDAIPGKEWEIPENLRHRHGASGTAGRGAVA, from the coding sequence ATGGCGCCCGGTGAAACCGCCGACGACATTCTGCTCGACGTCCGCGACCTGACCGTCGCCCTGCCCCACGGGGCGGAGCGGCCCCACGCGGTCGAGGCCGTCAGCCTCCGGATCCACAGGAACGAGATCCTGTGCGTGGTCGGCGAGTCCGGCTCCGGCAAGTCGATGACCGCCCACGCCATCATGGGCCTGCTCCCGAAGCCGCATGTCAGGGTGGCGGGTGGCCAGGCCGACTATCTCGGCCGCGACATCCTGGCCATGAGCGACGCCGAGCAGCGGTCCCTGCGCGGCGGCCGCATCGCGATGATCTTCCAGGAGCCGATGACGGCGCTCAATCCGCTGATGAAGGTCGGCGACCAGATCGAGGAGAGCCTGAAGGCCCACTCCGCCATGGACAGGGCGGCCCGGCGCGCCCGCGTCCTGGAACTGCTGGAGGATGTCGGCCTGCCCGACCCGGAACGGCTGCGGCGCAGCTACCCGTTCCGCCTGTCCGGCGGCCAGCGGCAGCGGGTCATGATCGCCATGGCCCTGGCGCTGGAACCCGACTTGCTGATCGCGGACGAGCCCACAACGGCACTGGACGTGACGACGCAGCGGCAGATCCTCGACCTGATCCGCAAGATCCAGACCGAGCGCCGGATGGGCGTCATGTTCATCACCCACGATTTCGGCGTCGTGGCCGAGATCGCGACCACGGTCGCGGTCATGCAGCATGGCAAGTGCGTCGAGGTCGGGCCGGCCGAGCAGGTGCTGAACCGCCCCCGGCATCCCTATACCTGCGAGCTGATCGCCGCCGTGCCGCACTATATCGAGCACCGCGCCGACTTCACCAAGCGGGGCGACGCCCTGCTGACGGCGGACAAGGTGCGGAAGGTCTTCCATATCGGCGGCGGCCTGTTCCGCAAGGGCCGGGAACTGGTGGCCGGCGACGACATCAGCCTCACCATCCATCCCGGCGAGACGCTGGGCGTGGTGGGAGAGAGCGGGTCCGGCAAATCGACGCTCGGCCGCTGCATCGTCGGCCTGAACAAGGCCGACGGCGGGCGCATCCTGTTCCAGGGCCAGGACCTGGCGGGGCTGAGCCGGAAGCAGTTCCGGCCGGTCCGCAAGGACATCCAGATGATCTTCCAGGACCCCTATGCCTCGCTCAACCCGCGGCACCGGGTGGCTGATATCATCGCCCAGGGGCCGGTGGCGTTCGGGGAGCCGAAGGAAAAGGCGGCGGCTCGGGCGCGCGAACTGCTTCGGCTGGTGGGACTGCCGGAGAGCGCCGCGGACCGCTATCCGCACGAGTTCTCCGGCGGGCAGCGCCAGCGCATCTCCATCGCCCGCGCGCTGGCGCTGGAGCCGAAGCTGATCATCGCGGACGAGCCGGTGTCGGCCCTGGACGTGTCGGTGCAGCGGCAGGTGCTCGACCTGCTCGACGAGATCCGCCACCGGCTGGGGCTCGCCATGCTGTTCATCACCCACGACCTGCGGATCGCGGCCCAGGTCTGCGACACCATCGCGGTCATGCAGCGGGGCCGCGTGGTCGAGCTGAACACCGCGCGCGAGGTCTTCCAGAACCCGCGGCACGCCTATACCCGGACCCTGCTCGACGCGATCCCGGGCAAGGAGTGGGAGATCCCGGAAAACCTCCGGCACCGGCACGGCGCTTCCGGCACCGCCGGCCGGGGAGCGGTGGCATGA
- a CDS encoding ABC transporter permease encodes MSRDFWKAFARNRGAVVGLAILALVVLCAIFANLLYPDSPWDMVAIPFQPPLSEDALLGSDTLGRDIASGIVHGARVSLLIGIASTAVALLIGVTLGATAGYHGGAIDDAIMRFTELFQTIPNFVLAVVLVAIFTPNITNITIAIAIVSWPPLARLARGEFMALRSREFVQAAVTTGQGTGTIILRQILPNSLSPIIVAASLTVATAILLESSLSFLGLGDPNVMSWGYMIGAARTVIRQAWWMSFFPGIAILLTVLALNLVGEGLNDALNPKLARKGRA; translated from the coding sequence ATGAGCCGTGACTTCTGGAAGGCCTTCGCGCGGAACCGGGGCGCCGTCGTCGGCCTGGCGATCCTGGCGCTGGTCGTGCTGTGCGCCATCTTCGCCAACCTGCTCTATCCGGACAGCCCCTGGGACATGGTCGCGATCCCGTTCCAGCCGCCCCTGTCGGAGGACGCGCTGCTCGGCTCCGACACGCTGGGGCGCGACATCGCGTCCGGCATCGTCCACGGCGCGCGGGTGTCGCTGCTGATCGGCATCGCCTCCACCGCGGTGGCGCTGCTGATCGGCGTCACCCTGGGCGCCACCGCCGGGTACCACGGCGGTGCCATCGACGACGCGATCATGCGCTTCACGGAGCTGTTCCAGACCATCCCCAACTTCGTGCTGGCGGTGGTCCTGGTCGCGATCTTCACGCCCAACATCACCAACATCACCATCGCGATCGCCATCGTGAGCTGGCCGCCGCTGGCCCGGCTGGCGCGGGGCGAGTTCATGGCGCTGCGTTCGCGGGAGTTCGTGCAGGCGGCCGTCACGACCGGCCAGGGCACCGGCACCATCATCCTGCGCCAGATCCTGCCCAACAGCCTGTCGCCGATCATCGTCGCGGCCTCCCTGACCGTGGCGACGGCGATCCTGCTGGAAAGCTCGCTGAGCTTCCTGGGCCTGGGCGACCCCAACGTGATGAGCTGGGGATACATGATCGGCGCCGCCCGCACCGTCATCCGGCAGGCGTGGTGGATGAGCTTCTTCCCCGGCATCGCGATCCTGCTGACCGTGCTGGCGCTGAACCTCGTCGGCGAGGGGCTGAACGACGCCCTCAATCCGAAACTGGCTCGCAAGGGAAGGGCATGA
- a CDS encoding ABC transporter permease, with the protein MAAIASFLGRRLIKSVFILFAIVVINFLLVRAAPGDPAMVMAGEAGAADQQYVEQLREQFGLDRPLYEQLGIYLADVATGDLGYSYRQQRPVWDLIADRLPPTLILTGCAFILALTAGILLGTLAAMNVGRWSDTAITVLALLSYATPIFWVGLMLILLFSVQLGWLPAFGYETVGGGYEGLDRAADIATHLILPVVTLGLFYMAVYARLTRASILEVRDMDFVKTARAKGLTETRIVFRHVLRNAILPVITFAGIQAGQLVGGSILVETVFAWPGIGRLAFDAVLQRDYQVLLGIFFVTSVMVIVFNIITDLVYSLVDPRIEVA; encoded by the coding sequence ATGGCCGCCATCGCATCGTTCCTGGGAAGGCGGCTGATAAAGTCCGTCTTCATCCTGTTCGCCATCGTGGTGATCAATTTCCTGCTGGTGCGCGCCGCCCCGGGCGACCCGGCCATGGTCATGGCCGGCGAGGCCGGGGCCGCCGACCAGCAATATGTCGAGCAGCTTCGCGAACAGTTCGGCCTGGACCGGCCGCTGTACGAACAGCTCGGAATCTACCTGGCCGACGTGGCGACCGGCGATCTCGGCTACTCCTACCGGCAGCAGCGGCCGGTATGGGACCTGATCGCCGACCGCCTGCCGCCGACGCTGATCCTGACCGGCTGCGCCTTCATCCTGGCGCTGACCGCCGGCATCCTGCTCGGCACCCTGGCGGCGATGAATGTCGGCCGATGGTCGGACACCGCCATAACCGTGCTGGCGCTGCTCAGCTACGCCACGCCGATCTTCTGGGTCGGCCTGATGCTGATCCTGCTGTTCTCGGTCCAGCTCGGCTGGCTGCCGGCCTTCGGCTACGAGACCGTCGGCGGCGGATACGAGGGACTGGACCGCGCCGCCGACATCGCGACGCACCTGATCCTGCCGGTCGTCACGCTGGGGCTGTTCTACATGGCGGTCTATGCCCGGCTGACCCGCGCCTCGATCCTGGAGGTGCGCGACATGGATTTCGTCAAGACCGCCCGCGCCAAGGGGCTGACCGAGACCCGCATCGTCTTCAGGCACGTGCTGCGGAACGCCATCCTGCCGGTCATCACCTTCGCCGGGATCCAGGCCGGCCAGCTGGTCGGCGGCTCGATCCTGGTCGAGACGGTGTTCGCCTGGCCCGGCATCGGCCGGCTGGCCTTCGACGCCGTCCTGCAGCGGGACTATCAGGTCCTGCTCGGCATCTTCTTCGTGACCTCGGTGATGGTGATCGTCTTCAACATCATCACCGACCTGGTCTATTCCCTCGTCGATCCCCGCATCGAGGTGGCCTGA
- a CDS encoding ABC transporter substrate-binding protein translates to MSNRLAYLRRLTASGAVAAALLAPAALVATAAGPALAQEQVQKGGTLNVIVQPEPPILVLGLNQQGPTQTVAGKIYEGLLRYDHDLNPMPGLAESWEVSPDGLTYTFKLRRNAKWHDGTPFTAKDVVFTTSKFLPEVHPRARANFSHVESIEAPDDYTVTFKLKQPFPAFMKAFEVSSAPMMPAHIYEGTDYKQNPKNSTPIGTGPFKFEQWVKGSHIHLVRNADYYLDGKPYLDGIYFRVIPDAASRALALESGQVDISQFNDVEPFDVPRLKELPHLTMTTKGYEFVAPLSWIEINTRTAPLDDKRFRQALAHGLNREFIRDRIWFGLGRVATGPVNSVTPFYEPDVPQYEYDTDKAEELLDEMGLEADGSGVRAEITLTPMPYGETWARLGEYIKQSWGKIGVKVNLESTDVAGWVQKVSNWDYRATNNFVYQYGDPSLGVARTYISDNIRKGVMFSNTMGYSNPKVDELFAKAAVENDPKQRGAQLSEAQKILVGDMPVIWLLEMEFPTFVNKRVHNAVTTAIGTSENFADTWVEKKK, encoded by the coding sequence ATGAGCAACCGACTGGCGTACTTGCGCCGCCTCACCGCCTCGGGAGCGGTCGCGGCGGCCCTTCTCGCTCCCGCGGCACTCGTCGCGACCGCCGCGGGGCCGGCCCTGGCCCAGGAGCAGGTGCAGAAGGGCGGGACGCTCAACGTCATCGTCCAGCCCGAACCCCCGATCCTGGTCCTCGGCCTCAACCAGCAGGGCCCGACCCAGACGGTCGCCGGCAAGATCTATGAAGGGTTGCTGCGCTACGACCACGACCTGAACCCCATGCCGGGACTGGCGGAAAGCTGGGAAGTTTCGCCCGATGGCCTGACCTACACTTTCAAGCTGCGCCGGAACGCGAAGTGGCACGACGGAACGCCGTTCACGGCCAAGGACGTGGTTTTCACCACTTCCAAGTTCCTGCCCGAGGTCCATCCCCGCGCCCGCGCCAACTTCAGCCATGTCGAGAGCATCGAGGCGCCCGACGACTACACCGTCACCTTCAAGCTGAAGCAGCCGTTCCCGGCCTTCATGAAGGCTTTCGAGGTTTCCTCGGCACCGATGATGCCGGCGCACATCTACGAAGGCACCGACTACAAGCAGAACCCCAAGAATTCGACCCCGATCGGCACCGGGCCGTTCAAGTTCGAGCAGTGGGTCAAGGGCAGCCACATCCACCTGGTCAGGAACGCGGACTATTACCTCGACGGCAAGCCTTACCTGGACGGAATCTATTTCAGGGTGATCCCCGACGCCGCCAGCCGCGCGCTGGCCCTGGAGAGCGGACAGGTCGACATCAGCCAGTTCAACGACGTCGAGCCGTTCGACGTGCCGCGCCTGAAGGAGCTGCCGCACCTCACCATGACCACCAAGGGCTACGAATTCGTCGCCCCGCTGTCCTGGATCGAGATCAACACCCGCACGGCCCCGCTGGACGACAAACGCTTCCGGCAGGCCCTGGCCCACGGTCTGAACCGCGAGTTCATCCGCGACCGGATCTGGTTCGGGCTGGGCCGCGTCGCGACCGGTCCGGTCAATTCGGTCACCCCGTTCTACGAGCCGGACGTCCCCCAGTACGAGTACGACACCGACAAGGCCGAGGAACTGCTGGACGAGATGGGCCTGGAGGCCGACGGTAGCGGCGTGCGGGCCGAGATCACCCTGACCCCCATGCCCTATGGCGAGACCTGGGCGCGCCTGGGCGAGTACATCAAGCAATCCTGGGGCAAGATCGGCGTCAAGGTGAACCTGGAGAGCACCGACGTCGCCGGCTGGGTCCAGAAGGTGTCCAATTGGGATTACCGGGCGACCAACAACTTCGTCTACCAGTACGGCGACCCGTCGCTGGGCGTGGCGCGGACCTACATCTCCGACAATATCCGCAAGGGCGTGATGTTCTCCAACACCATGGGCTATTCCAACCCCAAGGTCGACGAGCTGTTCGCCAAGGCCGCGGTGGAGAACGACCCCAAGCAGCGCGGCGCGCAGTTGAGCGAGGCCCAGAAGATCCTGGTCGGCGACATGCCGGTGATCTGGTTGCTGGAGATGGAGTTCCCGACCTTCGTCAACAAGCGAGTCCACAACGCGGTGACCACCGCAATCGGCACGTCCGAAAACTTCGCCGACACCTGGGTCGAGAAGAAGAAGTGA
- a CDS encoding class II aldolase/adducin family protein, with amino-acid sequence MASKQDKVSPAEWKTRVDLAAAYRLFHLLGMTDLIYTHMSARVPDQEGRFLINPYGLMFHEVTASNLIKVDGEGNLAEDSEGEANPAGFTIHSALHMARPDIGCAIHLHTHAGMAVSAQADGLLPITQHSLRWYGRIAYHDYEGIALDHAERERLARDLGNHHSMILRNHGLLTVGRDVPEAAVLMYYLEQSCRTQIAALSGGRPLVTPSPEVCEHTALQYEKAYPRAGVLEWGPLLRWVDGQSGDGYRA; translated from the coding sequence ATGGCCTCGAAACAGGACAAGGTGTCGCCCGCGGAGTGGAAGACCCGCGTCGATCTGGCGGCGGCCTATCGACTGTTTCACCTGCTCGGCATGACCGACCTGATCTACACCCACATGTCGGCGCGCGTGCCCGACCAGGAAGGCCGTTTCCTGATCAATCCCTACGGCCTGATGTTCCACGAGGTCACCGCGTCCAACCTGATCAAGGTGGACGGCGAAGGCAACCTGGCCGAGGACAGCGAGGGTGAAGCCAATCCGGCCGGTTTCACCATCCACTCGGCGCTGCACATGGCGAGGCCGGACATCGGGTGCGCGATCCACCTGCACACCCACGCCGGCATGGCGGTCAGCGCGCAGGCGGACGGGCTGCTGCCGATCACCCAGCATTCGCTCCGCTGGTACGGCCGCATCGCCTATCACGACTACGAGGGCATCGCGCTGGATCATGCCGAGCGCGAGCGGCTGGCCCGCGACCTTGGGAACCACCATTCCATGATCCTGCGCAACCACGGCCTGTTGACAGTCGGCCGTGACGTGCCGGAGGCGGCGGTGTTGATGTATTACCTGGAGCAGAGCTGCCGCACCCAGATCGCGGCGCTGTCCGGCGGCCGGCCCCTGGTGACGCCCTCGCCGGAAGTCTGCGAGCATACCGCGCTTCAGTACGAGAAAGCCTATCCCCGCGCCGGCGTCCTCGAATGGGGTCCCCTGCTGCGCTGGGTCGATGGCCAGAGCGGCGACGGCTACCGGGCCTGA
- a CDS encoding LysR family transcriptional regulator, which produces MAQQRELDKLGNQLDWNLLRTFMVIVQEGSITAAANRLFLTQPAVSLALKRLEARLGREMIERGQGRFRVTEAGETIYREVVDIYGTISRFGILVREIHEEISGHVRIFLTSRIQTVLFDRVLKEFHARYPKVTFRIDVIPSTDIHVALQQKIGTLGICLMREPIPGLRSEVLIHQTYRLYCGRGHRFYGREGLDVADLRKEDFVSFTTDQIDGTLSPLAVFRAREGFGGRIVGASANLEEVRRMIVCGLGLGPLPDHTAARDVADGELWELPPYEGVAPVDVHLIWNPQSRFNRAEIAFREMLLAQIRDLPIDRRLPT; this is translated from the coding sequence ATGGCGCAGCAGCGTGAACTGGACAAGCTCGGCAACCAGCTCGACTGGAACCTCCTGCGCACCTTCATGGTGATCGTGCAGGAGGGCAGCATCACGGCGGCCGCCAACCGGCTGTTCCTGACCCAGCCGGCGGTGAGCTTGGCGCTGAAACGGCTGGAGGCGCGCCTGGGCCGGGAGATGATCGAGCGCGGGCAGGGCCGTTTCCGCGTCACGGAGGCCGGAGAAACGATCTACCGGGAGGTCGTGGACATCTACGGTACGATCAGCCGTTTCGGCATCCTGGTGCGGGAAATCCACGAGGAGATTTCCGGCCATGTCAGGATCTTCCTGACCAGCCGGATCCAGACGGTGCTGTTCGACCGCGTCCTGAAGGAGTTTCACGCCCGCTACCCGAAGGTGACGTTCCGCATCGACGTCATCCCTTCGACCGACATCCACGTCGCCCTGCAGCAGAAGATCGGCACGTTGGGCATCTGCCTGATGCGCGAACCGATCCCGGGACTGCGCAGCGAGGTGCTGATCCACCAGACCTACCGCCTCTATTGCGGGCGCGGTCACAGGTTCTACGGCCGCGAGGGCCTCGACGTCGCCGACCTGCGGAAGGAGGATTTCGTGTCCTTCACCACCGACCAGATCGACGGCACCCTGTCGCCGCTGGCGGTGTTCCGCGCGCGGGAAGGGTTCGGCGGCCGGATCGTCGGCGCCTCCGCCAACCTGGAGGAGGTGCGGCGCATGATCGTCTGCGGTCTCGGCCTCGGCCCGCTTCCGGATCACACCGCCGCCCGCGACGTGGCCGACGGGGAGTTGTGGGAATTGCCCCCCTATGAAGGGGTGGCCCCGGTGGACGTGCATCTGATCTGGAACCCGCAGTCCAGGTTCAACCGGGCCGAGATCGCGTTCCGGGAGATGCTGCTCGCCCAGATCCGCGATCTGCCCATCGACCGGCGACTGCCGACCTGA
- a CDS encoding amidase, with amino-acid sequence MTAFPSTLRRIAGGGAGDAVPAALAEAARLDGRLHAFAHLPGEAAAQADGGPLAGVPVAVKDIIDTADMPTGYGSRIDPGFRPAADAWIVERIRRLGGTVIGKTVTTEFAWRNPGPTVNPHDESRTPGGSSSGSAAAVGAGIVPLAIGTQTIGSVIRPAAFCGVVGFKPSFGAIPRTGVHPLAWSLDHVGLFTPSVADAAYALGHFAAADPSDPHGMVPDGLDGDASALPTPRIAVIDPPAWDRVGPDQRAARDRAAEALAAAGAVVETVKLDGAYGRTLEDIMTVLRVEARHIFRDRVERFPNRTSRHLQALVTDGRGIDAETYVGALGRQKSLRHGMASHFDGFDAVLTVPATGEAPKGLDDTGDPALCAPWTFIGAPAITLPCGKGPNGMPLGIQLVAPWRRDARLLAVAAFAEQALAS; translated from the coding sequence GTGACGGCATTCCCATCCACCCTTCGGCGGATCGCGGGCGGCGGTGCCGGCGACGCGGTGCCCGCGGCGCTGGCGGAAGCGGCCCGCCTCGACGGCCGGCTCCACGCCTTCGCCCACCTGCCAGGTGAGGCTGCGGCGCAGGCCGACGGCGGCCCGCTCGCCGGGGTGCCGGTCGCGGTCAAGGACATCATCGATACCGCGGACATGCCGACCGGCTACGGCTCGCGGATCGATCCCGGTTTCCGGCCGGCGGCGGACGCCTGGATCGTTGAGCGGATCCGGCGTCTCGGTGGCACCGTGATCGGGAAGACGGTCACGACGGAGTTCGCCTGGCGCAACCCCGGCCCGACGGTCAATCCGCACGACGAGTCCCGCACGCCCGGCGGCTCGTCCAGCGGGTCGGCGGCGGCGGTCGGGGCGGGCATAGTCCCGCTGGCGATCGGCACCCAGACCATCGGCTCGGTGATCCGGCCGGCCGCCTTCTGCGGCGTGGTGGGGTTCAAGCCGAGCTTCGGCGCGATCCCGCGGACCGGCGTCCATCCGCTGGCCTGGTCGCTCGACCATGTCGGGCTGTTCACCCCGTCGGTGGCGGACGCGGCCTACGCCCTCGGGCATTTCGCGGCGGCGGACCCGTCCGACCCCCACGGCATGGTCCCGGACGGCCTGGACGGCGACGCTTCCGCCCTGCCGACGCCGCGCATCGCGGTGATCGATCCGCCGGCATGGGATCGTGTCGGTCCCGACCAGCGGGCCGCCCGCGACCGGGCGGCCGAAGCCCTGGCGGCGGCCGGCGCCGTCGTCGAGACGGTCAAGCTGGACGGTGCGTACGGCAGGACCCTGGAGGACATCATGACGGTGCTGAGGGTGGAGGCCCGGCACATCTTCCGGGACCGCGTCGAGCGGTTTCCCAACCGGACCAGCCGTCATCTCCAGGCCCTGGTCACCGACGGGCGGGGCATCGACGCGGAGACCTATGTCGGGGCGCTGGGGCGGCAGAAGAGCCTGCGGCACGGCATGGCTTCCCACTTCGACGGGTTCGACGCCGTCCTGACCGTTCCCGCCACGGGAGAAGCCCCGAAGGGATTGGACGACACCGGCGACCCGGCGCTCTGCGCGCCCTGGACCTTCATCGGCGCCCCGGCGATCACCCTGCCGTGCGGAAAAGGACCGAACGGCATGCCGCTCGGCATCCAGCTGGTGGCGCCCTGGCGGCGGGATGCCCGTCTTCTGGCTGTCGCCGCCTTCGCCGAGCAGGCACTGGCATCCTGA
- a CDS encoding ABC transporter substrate-binding protein — MKKLVAALASAALLSLTAPALAQGGAKTDVTISQAFQSLLYLPLYVGMEKGFFAEEGLNVTKETAGSGPTALNSVIAGSADFSLHGPEWTAIAFEKGAPVKTIANVVNGAAVWILADADFDYKGPESFADQTVVAGMMPTTSTSLFLKLLKESGVSQDSVRMTQVQIGAEPAPFIGGQAPLAVMYEPGVDQAVAQGKKVVYSFPKEYGAYAFSTIMARSNVDAGKAQAFVNGLQKALAMIQQDPQEAARIAQGQFPNLDQKVVAAAVERMVKEGVYAPSVDITEDGMSTSLGVQIALGNLGSQPEFEQFVDKQFITKALSR, encoded by the coding sequence ATGAAGAAACTCGTCGCAGCCCTGGCATCCGCCGCCCTGCTCTCCCTGACCGCGCCGGCGCTGGCGCAGGGCGGGGCGAAGACGGACGTCACCATCTCGCAGGCGTTCCAGTCGCTCCTCTACCTTCCCCTCTATGTCGGCATGGAGAAGGGCTTCTTCGCCGAGGAAGGCTTGAACGTTACCAAGGAGACGGCAGGCTCGGGGCCGACCGCGCTCAATTCGGTGATCGCCGGCAGCGCTGATTTCTCGCTGCACGGGCCGGAATGGACCGCCATCGCCTTCGAGAAGGGCGCCCCGGTCAAGACCATCGCCAACGTCGTCAATGGCGCCGCCGTCTGGATCTTGGCCGACGCGGATTTCGACTACAAGGGTCCCGAGAGCTTCGCCGACCAGACCGTGGTCGCCGGGATGATGCCGACCACCAGCACCTCCCTGTTCCTCAAGCTCCTGAAGGAAAGCGGCGTTTCCCAGGATTCCGTCCGCATGACCCAGGTCCAGATCGGCGCCGAGCCGGCACCCTTCATCGGCGGCCAGGCGCCGCTGGCCGTGATGTACGAGCCGGGCGTCGACCAAGCGGTGGCCCAGGGCAAGAAGGTGGTCTATTCCTTCCCGAAGGAATACGGCGCCTATGCCTTCTCCACCATCATGGCGCGCAGCAACGTCGATGCCGGCAAGGCCCAGGCCTTCGTCAACGGCCTCCAGAAGGCGCTGGCCATGATCCAGCAGGACCCGCAGGAGGCAGCACGGATCGCCCAGGGCCAGTTCCCCAACCTCGATCAGAAGGTCGTCGCCGCGGCGGTCGAGCGGATGGTCAAGGAAGGCGTCTACGCCCCCAGCGTGGACATCACCGAGGACGGGATGAGCACCAGCCTCGGCGTGCAGATCGCGCTGGGGAACCTGGGATCGCAGCCGGAGTTCGAGCAGTTCGTGGACAAGCAGTTCATCACCAAGGCGCTTTCCCGATGA